Proteins from a single region of Gemmatimonadota bacterium:
- the yidD gene encoding membrane protein insertion efficiency factor YidD, producing MVNPIKIVDRMFSITACVLIKGYQYVLSPLMRFFAIAPSPCRYHPTCSHYALEAFRQHPFPYALSLSIRRILRCRPFARGGYDPVPPPSDQ from the coding sequence ATGGTCAATCCTATAAAAATTGTCGATAGAATGTTTTCCATCACCGCGTGTGTGCTCATTAAAGGCTATCAATATGTGCTGTCGCCCCTGATGCGCTTTTTTGCCATTGCGCCCAGTCCATGCCGCTATCATCCCACATGCTCGCATTATGCGCTTGAGGCTTTTCGCCAGCATCCCTTCCCGTATGCTCTTTCTCTTTCGATACGACGTATTTTGCGCTGTCGTCCGTTTGCCAGAGGTGGGTACGATCCGGTTCCTCCGCCTTCTGATCAATGA
- the hinT gene encoding purine nucleoside phosphoramidase, whose protein sequence is MAEETIFSKIIRREINADIVYQDDLVTAFRDINPQAPTHVLIVPNKLIPTINDVAKEDEPALGRMMTVTAKIAADEGISEDGYRLIINCNRDGGQEVYHIHMHLVGGRPLGRMLAR, encoded by the coding sequence ATGGCCGAAGAAACGATCTTTAGCAAAATCATCCGACGCGAAATCAACGCAGACATCGTCTATCAAGACGACCTGGTAACCGCTTTCCGAGACATCAATCCCCAGGCACCTACCCACGTCTTGATCGTCCCTAACAAATTAATCCCCACAATCAACGACGTCGCAAAAGAAGACGAACCCGCACTCGGGCGCATGATGACCGTAACGGCAAAAATCGCGGCAGACGAAGGCATATCAGAAGACGGGTATCGCCTCATCATCAATTGCAATCGCGACGGAGGCCAGGAAGTGTATCACATCCACATGCATCTGGTCGGCGGACGGCCTCTGGGCAGGATGTTGGCGAGATAG
- the rpmG gene encoding 50S ribosomal protein L33 — MAKRQGSRIGIRMKSTESSHYYHTEKNRQNHPDRLELKKFDPILRKRVLYREER, encoded by the coding sequence ATGGCTAAGCGACAGGGTAGCCGTATAGGCATTAGAATGAAAAGTACAGAGAGTTCGCATTATTATCATACGGAAAAAAATCGACAGAATCATCCCGATCGCCTCGAATTGAAGAAGTTCGATCCCATACTGCGGAAGCGCGTGCTCTATCGGGAAGAGCGATAG
- the rpmB gene encoding 50S ribosomal protein L28 encodes MARRCSITGRGPLSGHHVSHSKRRVKRVQKPNLKSKRIYVPELGRFVRVKLSARALRTVNKKGFLSYLKDRGLSVEKVAL; translated from the coding sequence ATGGCCAGACGTTGTAGTATTACGGGAAGGGGACCGCTTAGTGGTCATCATGTGTCCCACTCCAAACGAAGAGTCAAGCGGGTGCAAAAACCCAATTTGAAGAGCAAGCGCATTTACGTTCCAGAACTCGGTCGCTTTGTGCGTGTCAAGCTTTCTGCCCGCGCACTGCGAACGGTGAATAAAAAAGGTTTTTTGTCGTATCTCAAAGACCGCGGTCTTTCAGTGGAGAAAGTTGCGCTTTAA
- a CDS encoding ABC transporter substrate-binding protein produces MSMICCISVWTMSVQAQLSLQYAQGFRVDYFDDYRVVTVLAPGSGEREKVQYVLVQRGHESPDGYEGVPRIEIPVRTLITTSTTHLPHVEKLGEVHSLIGIDNIKFVNSEAVKQRFAAGELVEVGRDRAIDLERVLVLQPDLVMTDAQSQDNALVALQEAGVPVVINAAYAEPSLLGRVEWIKFVGAFFQKEGLASAQFDSIVVRYEARRALVQNLPADKRPTVFVGSLWRGTWFMSGGNTYPAQLLRDAGANYLWGDDDSQQSLALDFETVYEKAHDANCWITMRNEWYSRGDVVAEDERYKKFTAFETGNVFNANARLNAHGGNDYWETGLIEPDVVLADIIKILYPDLLLDHQLKYYRKLDP; encoded by the coding sequence ATGTCGATGATATGTTGTATCTCGGTTTGGACCATGTCTGTTCAGGCGCAGTTGTCTTTGCAATATGCACAGGGTTTTCGCGTTGATTATTTCGATGATTACAGGGTTGTAACAGTGCTCGCGCCCGGGAGTGGAGAGCGGGAAAAGGTTCAGTATGTCCTGGTGCAGCGCGGGCACGAGTCGCCCGATGGCTATGAAGGGGTTCCGAGAATAGAAATTCCCGTGCGGACTTTGATTACGACATCTACGACGCATTTGCCACATGTCGAAAAGCTCGGTGAGGTTCATAGCCTGATTGGGATTGATAATATCAAATTTGTCAATTCAGAGGCTGTCAAACAGCGCTTTGCGGCGGGTGAGTTGGTCGAAGTTGGGCGAGATAGGGCTATTGATTTGGAAAGAGTTCTGGTGCTTCAACCCGATCTCGTTATGACAGATGCGCAATCGCAGGATAATGCCCTTGTCGCGCTTCAAGAAGCGGGTGTGCCTGTTGTTATTAATGCTGCATATGCGGAACCTTCGTTGCTGGGGCGCGTCGAGTGGATCAAATTTGTGGGTGCTTTTTTTCAGAAAGAAGGGCTGGCATCTGCCCAATTTGATAGCATTGTTGTGAGGTATGAAGCGCGTAGAGCGTTGGTCCAGAATTTGCCAGCAGATAAGCGTCCCACTGTTTTTGTGGGGTCTCTCTGGCGCGGGACCTGGTTTATGTCGGGGGGCAATACCTATCCCGCGCAGTTGCTCAGGGATGCGGGTGCAAATTATTTGTGGGGAGATGATGATTCACAACAGAGTTTGGCACTCGATTTTGAGACGGTTTACGAAAAGGCGCACGATGCGAATTGCTGGATTACGATGAGAAATGAATGGTACTCTCGAGGCGATGTTGTCGCCGAGGACGAGCGGTACAAAAAATTCACGGCGTTTGAGACGGGAAATGTTTTCAATGCGAATGCACGCCTCAACGCGCATGGGGGCAATGACTATTGGGAGACGGGGCTTATTGAGCCAGATGTTGTGCTGGCTGATATTATTAAAATTTTATATCCCGATTTGTTGTTGGATCATCAACTCAAGTACTATCGAAAGCTCGATCCATAG
- a CDS encoding TonB-dependent receptor, with translation MMRFLIFLIFCANTPIWAAEIVGRVTDAESRMPIASVRVQILNTDFVTQTDGDGRFAFADLMPGSYTLVMTHVAYDVGQRAVRVTKTAEVFVALSPRTFPLDEFSVIADPIGASDIHRNPAYATVITRESFEGRETTLPDVLAEATGVHVKRLGGLGAFSTLSLRGSSADQVEVYLDGILLNTAFGGGVDLSNLPLAHVGQIEVYRGAGAGGNGLGGTVHVRTRQTQRRWFHGVRGSWGAFDTRLMSGVFAGGFGRSEFLVVADYAHSDNDFGFLDDNGTEYNDSDDVWSRRENNDHRSFNLLGKWRRAFGEDRILSVHETAYWKYQGMPGISNNQSQNAHFDVFQTMTEVAYEDRVLLNGINTRQSLYVTHVKERFRDLDGEIGIGRQDNDYLTRTYGWLGRLQTILFSRCDIATAIGLHRETYLPTAHLRSVASLFDSQRWIFSARTGLDISLPGEIGIWSLGAEQRRIYSSFTGANPFNFSPLAPDSANTRDLTSLRSGVRFDLASHLMFKANAGRVFRVPSFYELFGDRGGVVGNVNLRPEYGLTWDAGLRYADGTTTLEGAFFDHRYEDLIQFVHTSQATSRPVNIGKARVYGFEMTAQRRFGSRVDLSGNYTYQKATDKSNIPHLTGNILPNRPPHALFVRATMRLGRGTVFYDYAFEDGNFLDQANRRPLLSRHVHTAGVKVDTGLRFHIGLEVKNLTGAQIADTWGYPLPGRAVFVRVNAD, from the coding sequence ATGATGCGTTTTTTAATTTTTTTGATTTTCTGCGCGAATACGCCGATCTGGGCAGCGGAGATTGTTGGTCGCGTTACCGATGCTGAGAGCCGAATGCCCATAGCAAGTGTGCGTGTTCAAATTCTCAATACGGATTTTGTGACGCAGACGGATGGGGATGGGCGCTTTGCTTTTGCCGATCTGATGCCCGGTTCTTATACGCTTGTTATGACACATGTGGCTTACGATGTGGGGCAACGCGCGGTTCGCGTGACCAAAACGGCTGAGGTTTTTGTTGCGCTGTCGCCGAGGACGTTTCCCCTCGATGAGTTTTCGGTGATTGCCGATCCGATAGGTGCCAGTGATATTCACAGGAATCCAGCGTATGCGACGGTTATTACGCGCGAAAGTTTTGAGGGTAGGGAGACGACGTTGCCCGATGTATTGGCTGAGGCTACGGGGGTACACGTCAAGCGCCTCGGCGGGCTGGGTGCTTTTAGTACGCTTTCGCTGCGCGGTTCATCAGCCGATCAGGTTGAGGTTTATCTCGATGGGATTCTGCTCAATACTGCTTTTGGTGGAGGGGTAGATCTCAGCAATTTGCCACTGGCTCACGTCGGGCAGATTGAGGTGTATCGCGGTGCAGGTGCAGGTGGTAATGGACTGGGTGGCACGGTGCATGTGCGCACGCGACAGACGCAGAGGCGATGGTTTCACGGGGTTCGAGGATCGTGGGGTGCTTTTGATACGCGGTTGATGAGTGGTGTATTCGCGGGCGGATTTGGTCGGTCGGAGTTTCTCGTTGTGGCTGATTATGCACATAGCGATAACGATTTTGGATTTCTCGACGATAATGGGACCGAATACAATGACAGTGACGATGTTTGGAGCAGGCGTGAGAATAACGATCATCGATCTTTTAATCTTTTGGGCAAATGGCGTCGCGCTTTTGGGGAGGATCGAATTTTATCCGTCCACGAGACCGCGTATTGGAAATATCAGGGCATGCCAGGTATTAGCAATAATCAGTCGCAGAATGCACATTTTGATGTTTTCCAGACGATGACGGAAGTCGCTTATGAGGATCGCGTTTTATTGAACGGGATAAATACGCGGCAGTCGCTTTATGTCACGCATGTCAAAGAGCGGTTCCGCGATCTGGATGGCGAGATCGGGATTGGGCGCCAGGATAATGATTATCTCACGCGCACTTATGGGTGGCTGGGGCGTTTGCAAACGATTCTGTTTTCGCGCTGTGATATCGCGACTGCGATTGGGTTGCACAGGGAGACTTATTTGCCGACGGCGCATCTTCGGTCTGTTGCCAGTTTGTTCGATAGTCAGCGGTGGATTTTTTCCGCGCGCACGGGGCTGGATATTTCACTGCCGGGTGAGATTGGGATCTGGTCTTTGGGCGCGGAGCAACGGCGGATATACAGTTCGTTTACCGGTGCCAATCCTTTTAATTTTTCGCCGCTTGCACCCGATTCTGCCAATACGCGCGATCTGACCAGTCTGCGTTCGGGTGTGCGTTTTGATCTGGCATCTCATCTGATGTTTAAGGCCAATGCGGGGCGCGTGTTTCGCGTGCCTTCTTTTTACGAGCTTTTTGGAGATCGAGGCGGTGTGGTCGGCAATGTCAATCTCAGGCCCGAGTATGGTCTGACATGGGATGCGGGTCTGCGTTATGCAGATGGGACGACTACGTTGGAAGGCGCGTTTTTTGATCATCGCTATGAGGATTTGATCCAGTTTGTTCACACGTCACAGGCTACATCGCGTCCGGTTAATATCGGCAAAGCGCGTGTGTATGGGTTTGAAATGACCGCGCAGAGACGCTTTGGTTCTCGGGTTGATTTGTCGGGTAATTACACGTATCAGAAAGCTACTGATAAGTCCAATATTCCCCATTTGACTGGCAATATTTTGCCCAATCGCCCGCCACACGCGCTGTTTGTTCGTGCTACTATGCGTCTGGGACGCGGTACTGTGTTTTACGACTATGCGTTTGAAGATGGCAATTTTTTGGATCAGGCGAATCGACGCCCGCTATTATCGCGGCATGTTCACACTGCGGGTGTGAAGGTGGATACGGGGCTGCGGTTTCACATTGGATTGGAGGTGAAAAATCTAACTGGGGCACAAATCGCCGATACCTGGGGTTATCCGCTGCCAGGGCGCGCGGTTTTTGTGCGTGTGAATGCGGATTAA
- the cobO gene encoding cob(I)yrinic acid a,c-diamide adenosyltransferase, with amino-acid sequence MGTRQRKRHVKKGLVMVNTGDGKGKTTAALGVMTRAWGRKMRVGVIQFLKHENANFGEIRAARRMEVDWIGTGDGWTWTSKDIDESQARALRGWEVAQERIASGDYDLFILDEFTYLMAFGWLDAKEVVDWLREHKPEMLHVIITGRDAPDELVDFADMVTEMREVKHPFSDQGIVAQPGIDF; translated from the coding sequence ATGGGTACCAGACAACGAAAACGGCATGTCAAAAAGGGTCTGGTGATGGTCAATACCGGAGATGGTAAGGGCAAGACCACGGCGGCGCTGGGGGTGATGACCCGCGCCTGGGGGCGCAAGATGCGCGTGGGCGTGATTCAGTTTTTGAAGCACGAGAATGCCAATTTTGGCGAGATTCGCGCGGCCAGGCGCATGGAGGTCGATTGGATTGGTACGGGCGATGGGTGGACGTGGACGAGCAAGGATATCGATGAGTCACAGGCTCGGGCATTGCGCGGTTGGGAAGTGGCGCAGGAGCGGATTGCGAGTGGAGATTACGATCTGTTTATTCTGGATGAGTTTACGTATTTGATGGCTTTTGGATGGTTGGATGCAAAAGAGGTGGTGGATTGGCTGCGAGAGCATAAGCCAGAGATGTTGCATGTGATTATTACGGGGCGCGATGCGCCCGATGAGTTGGTTGATTTTGCCGATATGGTGACTGAGATGCGCGAGGTTAAGCATCCGTTTAGCGATCAGGGTATTGTTGCGCAACCCGGGATTGATTTTTGA
- a CDS encoding adenosylcobinamide amidohydrolase encodes MDEFVDQHEYYELKRDGRFLIAELLVPHQVLSTSAYRGGLCEGVRYLVNHQSCEGNGHDARFALIKQLGEVGYHRHVCAERGLPPDAVALMGTAANMHYASRVVESHAELRVCAVVTAGVEGNAGCAGDEASWHEEDAGWRHLYEGTINAMVFINWPLTPGAMARAAVTMTEGKSAALRDLAISSRYSQDLATGTGTDQYCIAAPLDKTRVPKTNAGHHAKLGELIGKSVRRATLEALRWQNGLEASHTRSVFHALKRFGFREDRFLQAMEKRLKAGEFALLKKNLNSVVYEPRVSAAAYGFAAVWDRVRYGTLSHALADPVLRQQAAILATALAARPDVWVSCYEQLRVDENAFLEVVYDAFALGWRLKWT; translated from the coding sequence ATGGATGAGTTTGTCGATCAGCATGAGTATTACGAGTTGAAGCGCGATGGTCGTTTTTTGATCGCGGAATTGCTGGTGCCGCATCAGGTGCTGAGTACGTCGGCATATCGCGGTGGTTTGTGCGAGGGTGTCCGATATCTGGTGAATCACCAGAGTTGTGAGGGCAATGGACACGATGCGCGTTTTGCGTTGATTAAGCAACTCGGCGAGGTGGGGTATCATCGCCATGTCTGTGCAGAACGCGGTTTGCCGCCGGACGCGGTCGCGCTGATGGGTACGGCTGCAAATATGCATTATGCGTCTCGCGTTGTGGAATCGCATGCCGAGTTGCGCGTGTGTGCAGTTGTTACCGCAGGTGTTGAGGGCAATGCGGGGTGTGCGGGCGATGAGGCGAGTTGGCACGAAGAGGATGCGGGATGGCGCCATCTCTATGAGGGGACGATCAATGCGATGGTGTTTATCAATTGGCCGCTTACGCCGGGGGCTATGGCGCGGGCAGCGGTGACGATGACCGAGGGGAAGTCTGCCGCGCTTCGCGATCTCGCTATTTCGAGTCGCTATTCTCAGGATCTCGCAACGGGTACTGGTACAGATCAGTACTGTATTGCTGCGCCTCTGGATAAGACACGAGTGCCCAAAACCAATGCGGGACATCACGCAAAATTGGGCGAGTTGATCGGCAAATCTGTGCGTAGAGCCACGCTGGAGGCGCTACGATGGCAAAACGGTTTGGAGGCGTCGCATACGCGTAGCGTTTTTCATGCGTTGAAGCGGTTTGGGTTTAGAGAGGACCGTTTTTTGCAGGCGATGGAGAAACGGCTCAAAGCGGGTGAGTTTGCGTTGTTGAAGAAGAATCTCAATTCTGTTGTTTACGAACCGCGCGTTTCGGCGGCGGCTTATGGGTTTGCAGCGGTTTGGGATCGGGTGCGGTATGGGACGCTTTCACATGCTCTGGCAGATCCAGTGTTGCGTCAGCAGGCAGCGATATTGGCGACTGCGCTGGCGGCGAGGCCAGATGTCTGGGTGTCGTGTTACGAGCAGTTGCGCGTGGATGAGAACGCATTTTTGGAGGTTGTTTACGATGCATTTGCGCTTGGATGGCGTTTGAAATGGACGTGA
- the cbiB gene encoding adenosylcobinamide-phosphate synthase CbiB: MDVTILEPDPVLLLCAVVLDGLFGDPVYALHPVRLMGATLSFFERVLRGLRLDGYAGGCLLFLLLSAFWVGVVCALACVLHDVQYGVGWIFQIFVLYSMIALKDLCKHGLAIDRAADLERAREAASMLVGRDTDVMDFAACRRAGMESLSENAVDGFVSPIFWYAILGLPGVVFFKVVSTMDSMVGFKTPPYRYFGWCGARLDDVLNFIPARLTYLGMVLVAFFMPGCSARKALLIGWRQHALVPGPNSGWSEAAAAGALQRRLVGPVWQGGTQVTDVWLGDADDSEGGQPGDMRRMCVFVIVTCLLATGLAVLLTF; this comes from the coding sequence ATGGACGTGACTATTCTCGAGCCAGATCCGGTTTTGCTCCTTTGCGCGGTCGTTTTAGATGGTCTTTTTGGCGATCCAGTTTATGCGTTGCATCCCGTTCGTTTGATGGGTGCGACGCTGTCTTTTTTTGAGCGGGTGCTTCGCGGTCTGCGGCTGGATGGTTATGCAGGTGGGTGTTTGCTGTTTTTGTTGCTGTCTGCGTTTTGGGTGGGGGTTGTCTGTGCATTGGCTTGTGTGTTGCATGATGTCCAATATGGAGTGGGGTGGATTTTTCAGATTTTTGTTTTGTACAGTATGATTGCGCTCAAAGATTTGTGCAAGCACGGGTTGGCGATTGATCGCGCTGCTGATCTGGAGCGTGCGCGCGAGGCCGCGTCTATGCTTGTGGGACGCGATACCGATGTGATGGATTTTGCGGCTTGCCGACGTGCGGGTATGGAGAGTTTGAGCGAGAATGCAGTGGATGGTTTTGTGTCCCCCATTTTTTGGTACGCGATATTGGGGTTGCCGGGTGTTGTGTTTTTTAAGGTGGTCAGTACGATGGATTCTATGGTGGGGTTTAAGACGCCGCCATACCGCTATTTTGGCTGGTGTGGGGCGCGGCTGGACGATGTGCTCAATTTTATTCCGGCGCGTTTGACGTATTTGGGGATGGTGCTGGTGGCGTTTTTTATGCCCGGGTGTTCTGCGCGCAAGGCATTGCTTATCGGGTGGCGGCAACACGCGCTTGTTCCGGGTCCAAATTCCGGGTGGAGTGAAGCTGCGGCTGCAGGCGCTTTGCAGAGGCGGTTGGTCGGTCCTGTTTGGCAGGGAGGGACGCAGGTTACAGATGTGTGGTTGGGCGATGCGGATGATTCCGAAGGTGGTCAGCCTGGAGATATGCGCCGTATGTGTGTTTTTGTTATTGTTACCTGTTTGCTCGCGACAGGGCTGGCGGTTTTATTGACTTTCTGA
- a CDS encoding cache domain-containing protein, which produces MKYLIIILGLASLFFVAYPAVVKGQEVTASEVVDRETLKAFVEGAKDSLESADNFAEVSRLIEAFRIEGDWKAGSMYLVVLASEGLVQFHGGDVTFEDKNVLDLEDARGVKVVQEMLAAAAGGGGFVAYYWDDPAVEEDADSPKLTYAAPVTIRGLEFIVVAGFYMDLSGVDAEPNIFDILEVTARDVKDKETLKAFVEGLRVLVPIIEEKGYPYLATVQAAIRTEGEDFKYGSIYIFVIDTSGVLIFHGTADPSSYGQNMIDVEDVNGVKIVQEIIATATAGGGFVKYYWDNPAVEGDEDTQSPKLSYVIPLNIFGRIFIVGAGIYLESDTAFEGAGLVDVQVVGDGDVSGLTVEVSRSIAGRVPNYAWHNTTDEMGRAVVRVMADDQRRVNGMYQARVRSADGATIARWSSIPIVPGSRVTYEVNLDGDVRFINPFAASLGQNHPNPFNPATTIRYSLGEAVNVRLAIYNVLGQEIRLLVQQFQPAGNYTVVWDGRDAAGRQVSTGMYVYRLQAGEDVVTRKMLLTK; this is translated from the coding sequence GTGAAATATTTGATAATTATTTTGGGGCTGGCCAGTCTCTTTTTTGTCGCGTATCCCGCCGTTGTAAAGGGGCAGGAGGTAACGGCGAGTGAGGTGGTGGACCGGGAGACTCTGAAAGCTTTTGTAGAAGGGGCAAAGGATTCATTAGAGAGTGCCGATAACTTTGCTGAGGTCTCAAGATTGATTGAGGCATTCAGGATTGAGGGAGATTGGAAGGCCGGTTCGATGTACCTTGTGGTGTTGGCTTCCGAAGGTCTCGTGCAATTTCACGGGGGCGATGTGACGTTTGAGGATAAAAACGTCCTTGATCTCGAAGATGCCAGAGGCGTTAAGGTTGTCCAGGAGATGCTCGCCGCAGCCGCTGGAGGCGGCGGTTTTGTCGCGTATTATTGGGATGATCCGGCAGTGGAAGAAGATGCCGATTCGCCCAAGCTGACTTACGCTGCTCCGGTTACTATACGCGGTCTAGAGTTTATCGTCGTCGCTGGCTTTTATATGGATCTGTCCGGCGTTGATGCCGAGCCAAATATCTTTGATATCCTGGAGGTAACAGCTCGTGATGTGAAGGATAAGGAAACTCTGAAAGCCTTTGTCGAGGGTTTGAGGGTTCTCGTTCCGATTATCGAGGAAAAGGGTTATCCCTATCTGGCAACTGTCCAGGCCGCAATCAGGACCGAGGGGGAGGATTTCAAGTATGGTTCGATCTACATTTTTGTGATAGATACCAGCGGTGTATTGATCTTTCACGGGACCGCTGACCCGAGTTCCTATGGGCAAAATATGATTGATGTCGAAGATGTCAATGGGGTCAAAATTGTGCAGGAGATCATCGCGACAGCTACAGCGGGCGGCGGTTTTGTCAAGTATTATTGGGATAATCCAGCGGTAGAAGGAGATGAAGATACCCAATCGCCCAAGCTGAGCTATGTGATCCCGCTTAATATCTTCGGTCGGATTTTTATCGTGGGCGCTGGTATTTATCTGGAGTCCGATACGGCTTTTGAAGGTGCCGGCCTGGTGGATGTACAGGTTGTAGGCGATGGCGATGTGAGCGGTTTGACGGTGGAGGTTTCTCGCTCAATTGCTGGTCGTGTGCCCAATTATGCGTGGCATAATACGACAGATGAGATGGGGCGTGCTGTGGTAAGGGTGATGGCGGATGACCAGAGGCGTGTGAATGGCATGTATCAGGCGCGCGTGCGTTCGGCAGATGGTGCGACCATTGCGAGGTGGTCCAGTATTCCAATAGTGCCCGGAAGCCGCGTGACTTATGAGGTCAATTTGGATGGTGATGTGCGCTTTATCAATCCTTTTGCGGCTTCATTGGGGCAGAACCATCCCAATCCGTTTAATCCAGCGACGACTATTCGCTATTCTTTGGGAGAAGCAGTGAATGTACGATTGGCTATTTACAATGTACTGGGTCAGGAAATTCGGTTGCTGGTTCAGCAGTTCCAGCCCGCGGGAAATTATACGGTCGTGTGGGATGGGCGTGATGCTGCTGGGCGTCAGGTGAGTACGGGTATGTATGTGTATCGCCTGCAAGCCGGGGAAGATGTGGTCACGCGCAAGATGTTGCTGACAAAATAG
- a CDS encoding ABC transporter ATP-binding protein, whose protein sequence is MAILKTQNLAVGYKHGSRPSRVVAHDIDVSLHRGEFVCLLGPNGAGKSTLIRTLVGMQPPLDGHVCLMGRDIADMSATEVAQVISVVLTDRIGIGIMAVRDLVGLGRYPHTDWIGRFTEEDERVVSWAIRAARAEDLAYRNVAELSDGERQKVMIARALAQEPDLMILDEPTAFLDLPRRAEIMALLQDLAHSTGKAILLSTHDLDLALRCADRIYLLPFEGVLQTGAPEDLILNGAFEDAFQSDGVHFDADTGAFKLNAQRGHASVAVSGEGRRAYWTRRALERAGFQVGDGGAEWHVNIREGDAWCVERDGVVREYDSIADLIAALKGERG, encoded by the coding sequence ATGGCAATTCTTAAAACACAAAATCTCGCTGTGGGTTATAAACACGGCAGTCGTCCGTCTCGCGTTGTGGCACACGATATAGATGTGTCGCTCCATCGCGGTGAATTTGTGTGTTTGCTGGGTCCCAATGGTGCGGGAAAATCCACGCTTATTCGCACGCTTGTGGGGATGCAGCCGCCGCTTGATGGGCATGTGTGTCTTATGGGTCGAGATATCGCGGATATGTCTGCTACAGAAGTTGCCCAGGTGATCAGCGTGGTGCTTACGGATCGCATTGGTATTGGTATTATGGCTGTGCGCGATCTGGTCGGTCTGGGGCGATATCCCCATACGGATTGGATCGGACGCTTTACAGAGGAAGATGAACGGGTTGTTTCCTGGGCTATTCGGGCAGCCCGCGCTGAGGATCTGGCATATCGCAATGTGGCTGAACTCAGCGATGGCGAGCGTCAAAAGGTTATGATTGCACGCGCGCTGGCGCAGGAGCCAGATCTTATGATTCTCGATGAACCTACGGCTTTTCTCGATTTGCCTCGTCGCGCTGAGATTATGGCTTTGTTGCAGGATCTGGCACATTCTACGGGTAAGGCGATTTTGCTTTCAACGCACGATTTGGATCTGGCGCTGCGTTGTGCAGATCGCATTTATCTTTTGCCGTTTGAGGGTGTGTTGCAGACTGGCGCGCCTGAGGATTTAATTCTCAATGGCGCTTTTGAAGATGCGTTTCAGAGTGATGGCGTGCATTTTGATGCGGATACGGGTGCGTTTAAGCTCAATGCACAACGCGGTCACGCTTCAGTTGCTGTGTCTGGGGAAGGCCGGCGCGCTTATTGGACCAGGCGCGCGCTGGAGAGAGCCGGGTTTCAAGTGGGAGATGGGGGGGCTGAGTGGCATGTCAATATTCGGGAAGGGGATGCCTGGTGTGTTGAGCGCGATGGCGTGGTTCGGGAATACGATTCGATTGCCGATTTGATTGCGGCACTGAAAGGTGAACGCGGATAA